Below is a window of Hydrogenimonas sp. DNA.
CTTCATGGAAGCAGATTTTTAGCAACTATAGTTTAGAATTTGAAAAGAGCAAAAACTACTGTACCCATGACGGGAATGAAACACTGAAAATGAGCGATGCCGTACTGCAGAGTGACGGGTCGCTGATGATAGGTGAAAGAAGGGTTGTAAGTCTAAGATGAGTGAAATAATAACAATCGCCAACCAAAAAGGCGGGGTGGGAAAGACAACGACGGCTGTAAACCTTGCGGCCTCTCTGGCTGTTGCGGAAAAGAGGGTTTTGCTGATAGATGCCGATCCTCAGGCAAACGCGACAACTAGTCTGGGATTTCACAGAAACGATTACGAATACAACATCTATCACGTTCTCATAGGTGCGAAAAAGATCTCCGACACGATATTGAAAACGACACTTTCCACGCTTCATCTGGTACCTTCGAATATCGGGCTTGTCGGAGTGGAGAAGGAGTTTTACGACTCCGAGACCAGGAAAGGCCGGGAACTGGTCCTCAAGCGTAAGATAGACGAGGTGAAAAAAGATTACGACTTCATAATCATAGACTCTCCTCCGGCTCTCGGCCCGATCACCATAAACGCCCTGAGTGCCGCACACTCTGTGATAATTCCGATTCAGTGTGAGTTTTTCGCACTCGAGGGGCTCGCACAGCTTCTGAACACTATACGACTCATTAAAAAGACCATTAACCCGAAACTGAAGATAAAGGGGTTCCTCCCTACGATGTACAGCGGCCAGAACAACCTCTCGAAACAGGTTTTTGCCGATCTGACACAACACTTCAAGAACAAGCTCTTCAAGTCGACGGAAGATGACGAATTCATAGTCATACCGCGCAACGTGAAGCTTGCCGAGAGTCCCAGCTTCGGGAAGCCGGTAATTCTCTACGATGTAAAGTCTACCGGTTCCAGGGCCTACCAGCACCTGGCTCAGGCCATCCTCGCGACCTGAGAGAAAGAGAATGGGAAAAAAGTCGAAGAACAAGTCTCTGGGGCGCGGACTCGGAGCCATACTGGGCGAAGTGGCGGAAGCTTACGAAAACGAGTTCAAGTCCGGCAGCGACAGGCAGGAGTCGGTCGTAGAGATACCT
It encodes the following:
- a CDS encoding chromosome (plasmid) partitioning protein ParA is translated as MSEIITIANQKGGVGKTTTAVNLAASLAVAEKRVLLIDADPQANATTSLGFHRNDYEYNIYHVLIGAKKISDTILKTTLSTLHLVPSNIGLVGVEKEFYDSETRKGRELVLKRKIDEVKKDYDFIIIDSPPALGPITINALSAAHSVIIPIQCEFFALEGLAQLLNTIRLIKKTINPKLKIKGFLPTMYSGQNNLSKQVFADLTQHFKNKLFKSTEDDEFIVIPRNVKLAESPSFGKPVILYDVKSTGSRAYQHLAQAILAT